A single window of [Clostridium] hylemonae DSM 15053 DNA harbors:
- a CDS encoding L-lactate permease: protein MNVPTNLFMWIMACLPIIVLLLLMIKFQWGATEAAPVGLLITIITGILFYKADIRLLASESAKGIWSALIILLIVWTAILLYQVADEAKAFLVIRNGMRRLLPNELLVVLALGWILESFLQGITGFGVPVAVGAPLLIGIGVTPLYAVIIPLLGQAWGNTFGTLAAAWDALVMSTGLESGSPDYLAAAFWAGLFIWLWNVITGLVLCWFYGKGKAVKKGLPAVLILAVIQGGGELLLTQVNTTISCFLPSCIALVVLFLIGRMKMYREEWSLSDSPIMNRTFTSGTSDEAPADMSLLQAFVPYILLTALTMVVLVVTPVNKFLGQFTLGFSFPETSTGYGFVNQAEACFSPLAPFTHASMFLLLSSLAGIVYFKKHGWIKAGGTKRVFARSIAMTMPSGIAVIGLVIMSKIMGGTGQTMVLADGIARILGKAYVILAPVVGMIGSFMTGSNMSSNILFGDFQVTTAGLLHLDKAAILGAQTAGGAIGSAISPSKIILGTTTAGILGSEGQVLKKIIPITLTTTLLIGAIVFVSVIL, encoded by the coding sequence ATGAACGTACCAACAAATCTGTTTATGTGGATAATGGCATGTCTGCCAATCATAGTTTTACTGCTGCTGATGATCAAGTTCCAGTGGGGGGCCACAGAGGCCGCCCCGGTGGGACTGCTCATTACGATCATCACCGGCATATTGTTTTACAAAGCGGATATCAGGCTGCTGGCGAGCGAGAGCGCAAAAGGGATCTGGAGCGCGCTTATCATCCTTCTGATCGTATGGACTGCGATCCTGTTGTATCAGGTCGCCGACGAGGCGAAGGCCTTCCTTGTCATCCGGAACGGAATGCGCAGACTCCTGCCCAATGAGCTGCTCGTCGTGCTGGCTCTCGGCTGGATCCTGGAGAGTTTCCTCCAGGGGATCACCGGATTCGGGGTGCCGGTAGCGGTGGGAGCACCGCTTCTGATCGGTATCGGGGTAACACCTCTGTATGCGGTCATCATACCTCTGCTGGGCCAGGCGTGGGGAAATACGTTCGGTACACTGGCTGCGGCATGGGATGCACTCGTAATGTCTACCGGTCTGGAGTCTGGGAGCCCGGATTATCTGGCCGCGGCTTTCTGGGCGGGCTTGTTTATCTGGCTGTGGAATGTCATTACAGGTCTTGTGCTCTGCTGGTTTTACGGCAAAGGCAAGGCTGTGAAGAAAGGGCTTCCGGCGGTACTTATTTTAGCTGTTATCCAGGGTGGAGGAGAACTGCTGCTCACTCAGGTGAACACGACCATATCCTGTTTCCTTCCATCGTGCATAGCGCTGGTCGTTCTGTTCCTGATCGGAAGAATGAAGATGTACAGAGAAGAGTGGAGCCTTTCCGACAGTCCGATCATGAACCGCACCTTTACGTCCGGGACTTCTGACGAGGCTCCGGCAGATATGTCCCTTTTACAGGCGTTTGTGCCGTATATACTGCTCACGGCGCTCACGATGGTCGTATTGGTCGTCACACCGGTGAACAAATTTCTGGGCCAGTTTACCCTCGGATTTTCTTTCCCCGAGACTTCCACGGGCTATGGATTTGTGAACCAGGCGGAAGCCTGCTTTTCGCCGCTTGCGCCGTTCACACATGCAAGCATGTTCCTGCTCCTTTCTTCTCTTGCGGGGATCGTGTACTTTAAAAAGCATGGGTGGATCAAGGCAGGGGGAACAAAAAGGGTGTTTGCCAGATCCATTGCCATGACGATGCCGTCCGGCATCGCAGTGATCGGCCTCGTCATCATGTCTAAAATTATGGGCGGAACCGGCCAGACGATGGTGCTGGCAGACGGTATAGCCAGAATTCTCGGCAAAGCGTATGTCATACTGGCGCCCGTAGTAGGTATGATCGGATCGTTTATGACAGGAAGCAATATGTCATCCAACATTCTGTTCGGCGATTTCCAGGTGACGACAGCAGGCCTGCTCCACCTGGATAAGGCGGCGATCCTCGGTGCACAGACAGCGGGAGGCGCCATCGGAAGCGCCATCAGTCCGAGCAAGATCATTCTCGGCACGACGACGGCGGGAATCCTCGGCAGCGAAGGGCAGGTATTGAAAAAGATCATACCGATCACGCTGACGACAACGCTTTTGATCGGCGCCATCGTATTTGTGTCAGTGATATTGTAG
- a CDS encoding M20 family metallo-hydrolase, with product MVIEEITGRIARDLEHLKQYTATPGNGCTRLPFSKEARQAVEYLKELMHEIDLEVSEDAAGNVFGLLKGEDPDAPCVMMGSHYDSVSNGGDYDGIAGVICAIEVARLLREKGIKPKRSFVAAGFNDEEGMRFGTGYFGSGAMLGHRDVEYTKKFCDKDGISIYEAMKEYGLVPENIEEAAWEEGRIGSFLEVHIEQGPVLDAEGVELGLVDCIVGIQRYMVTVNGRADHAGTTPMDMRMDAVDAAAKVISKIADWAREKADGTVATVGYINTVPGGMNIVAEKVEFTVDIRSRNNDNINDIAARIKKALEREVAEYGGSYEIENKLTITPVELSAEMLDIMEAECKELGYSYRRMLSGAGHDALEIGQNLPAVMLFLPSKEGRSHCPVEFTKYSDFAKGTVIMQKLAEKLLDK from the coding sequence ATGGTTATTGAGGAGATTACAGGCAGAATCGCAAGAGATTTGGAACATTTAAAACAATACACGGCGACCCCGGGAAATGGCTGTACAAGACTGCCGTTTTCAAAGGAAGCCAGACAGGCCGTGGAATATTTAAAAGAATTGATGCATGAGATAGACCTTGAAGTATCGGAGGACGCTGCGGGCAATGTGTTCGGCCTGTTGAAGGGAGAAGATCCGGATGCTCCGTGCGTGATGATGGGGTCACACTATGATTCCGTGTCAAACGGCGGAGATTACGATGGGATCGCCGGTGTGATCTGCGCCATAGAAGTTGCGCGTCTGCTCAGAGAAAAGGGAATAAAGCCAAAACGCAGCTTTGTAGCGGCGGGCTTTAACGACGAAGAGGGTATGAGGTTCGGGACCGGGTATTTCGGTTCAGGCGCTATGCTCGGCCACCGGGATGTGGAATATACGAAGAAGTTCTGTGACAAGGACGGAATCTCCATCTATGAGGCGATGAAGGAATATGGCCTCGTTCCGGAGAATATCGAAGAGGCAGCGTGGGAAGAGGGCAGGATCGGCTCTTTCCTGGAAGTACATATTGAACAGGGACCGGTGCTGGATGCGGAAGGCGTTGAGCTTGGACTTGTAGACTGTATCGTCGGAATACAAAGATACATGGTCACGGTCAACGGGCGTGCGGATCATGCCGGTACGACACCGATGGATATGCGGATGGATGCTGTGGATGCCGCGGCAAAAGTGATCTCAAAGATCGCGGACTGGGCAAGAGAAAAAGCAGACGGTACGGTAGCCACGGTCGGATATATCAATACGGTTCCGGGCGGAATGAATATCGTGGCCGAGAAGGTGGAATTCACGGTAGACATCCGTTCCAGAAATAATGACAACATTAACGATATCGCCGCCAGGATCAAAAAAGCGCTTGAGAGAGAAGTGGCAGAATATGGCGGAAGCTATGAGATCGAGAACAAACTGACCATCACTCCGGTGGAGCTTTCCGCTGAAATGCTGGACATTATGGAAGCAGAATGTAAGGAGCTCGGATACAGCTACAGGAGAATGCTGAGCGGCGCAGGACATGACGCGCTTGAGATCGGCCAGAACCTGCCGGCGGTCATGCTGTTCCTGCCAAGCAAAGAAGGAAGAAGCCATTGTCCGGTTGAATTTACAAAATACAGTGACTTTGCAAAGGGAACTGTCATCATGCAGAAGCTGGCGGAAAAGCTTCTCGACAAATAA
- a CDS encoding FadR/GntR family transcriptional regulator — translation MSSQKLNPIYKKENLRQLRRYLNMTQREFICRFLSDGEGTPSMSPATYSNLESKGGRRLDEVILSAAAALNMDSMLFSMKPEEFVRKMDIVLAGTEAAERMSRNAAKKGRIDELLFRLTMYFAEKLMDKELKKGDQIESDRVLAKKMNVGRSAIREALKVLDVLGMIDIRPGQGTYISSAEADFFIIPLSWSLFLNGSQVEDILTVRNLLEVKAAELAAGSAKSAGIRKLEEISELIRRAYEDQNQKEFLEYDIEFHTCIAECSGSRVILSMIQTISNLMRHISGTGMADEAQLKAIYEEHRNVYRFILAHDSSGAAKAMGEHLEQSVTRYNYR, via the coding sequence ATGAGCAGCCAGAAGTTGAATCCAATATATAAAAAGGAAAATCTCCGCCAGCTGAGAAGATATCTCAACATGACCCAGAGAGAATTTATCTGCCGGTTCCTTTCCGACGGGGAGGGAACGCCGTCCATGAGCCCGGCTACCTATTCCAATCTTGAGTCCAAAGGCGGGAGACGGCTGGATGAAGTGATCCTCTCAGCCGCCGCCGCTCTGAATATGGATTCCATGCTGTTTTCCATGAAGCCGGAGGAATTTGTGCGGAAGATGGATATTGTCCTTGCGGGGACCGAAGCGGCGGAACGTATGAGCAGAAATGCCGCCAAAAAGGGAAGGATCGATGAACTTCTCTTCAGGCTCACGATGTATTTTGCCGAGAAACTGATGGACAAAGAGCTGAAAAAGGGAGACCAGATAGAGTCGGACAGAGTGCTGGCAAAGAAGATGAATGTCGGGCGTTCGGCGATCCGCGAGGCGCTCAAGGTGCTGGACGTTCTCGGGATGATCGATATCCGTCCCGGACAGGGGACGTATATAAGCAGCGCGGAGGCAGACTTCTTTATAATACCGCTGTCGTGGTCGCTTTTCTTGAACGGCAGCCAGGTGGAGGATATACTGACGGTCAGAAATCTTCTGGAGGTGAAGGCGGCGGAGCTGGCCGCCGGCAGTGCAAAGAGCGCGGGGATCCGGAAGCTTGAGGAGATCTCAGAGCTCATCCGCAGGGCGTACGAAGATCAGAACCAGAAAGAGTTTCTCGAGTATGACATAGAATTTCATACGTGTATCGCAGAGTGCTCCGGAAGCCGGGTCATCTTAAGTATGATCCAGACGATCAGTAATCTCATGCGGCACATAAGCGGTACCGGGATGGCGGACGAAGCGCAGCTGAAGGCTATTTATGAAGAGCACCGGAACGTGTACCGTTTTATACTTGCCCATGACAGCAGCGGTGCTGCCAAAGCCATGGGGGAGCATCTGGAGCAGTCTGTCACGAGGTATAATTACAGATAA
- a CDS encoding PucR family transcriptional regulator, producing the protein MGFSVEELLQAEELKDVKLISGERGLDREIKGVTIIEAPDIVKFIDGGEVLLTGLYAFRSCTVEEFKVYINELTRKSVSALILKRGRKVENADTKIHLLLEFSETHGIPILEVPFEFSFRDIMSLIMEHLFNEEVTRLKYFKTTYDNFAALALTPDSKGKGIENILDVLAKLIRNPVAVFNQNMSCLASTDGAGGELKIRKDAVPFEPGTYSNYTYLKQNGEVSQCVIQVKMSFREKIYLVVSEVNQPFNTMDSIAAESAITALRFEFSRQYAVTELEKKFQNDIMHNILNGKVHSIGELQKNTGLLGVEIDGCYRVIVFGMKNESSAKGDFKARVKDTNVLSTAIFAHISDAKIHNDLDKIVVIQKVQKDQTQEEYRREIKEVAEQVQAEVSAYNKYLKVKAGVGRLVEGIINLPESFKEAKEAFMFVDVAGEVSEDGNSRAMLFSDLGIFKLLCQLDDSSMMLEYVPEGLQKLYNYKKPQRDDLIITLKTYLDRNQNLSKTAQDLYVHYKTAAYRIEKITKITGIDFDNANEVLAVRIGLVVYKMIENYNKDFI; encoded by the coding sequence ATGGGATTTAGTGTGGAAGAGCTGCTGCAGGCAGAGGAATTAAAAGATGTTAAGTTAATAAGCGGTGAACGCGGCCTTGACAGAGAGATCAAAGGAGTGACGATCATCGAAGCTCCGGATATCGTCAAATTTATTGACGGCGGAGAAGTTCTTCTGACAGGACTGTATGCGTTCCGGTCATGTACCGTCGAAGAATTTAAAGTGTATATCAACGAGCTGACGAGAAAGAGTGTCAGTGCGCTCATTCTAAAGCGCGGCAGGAAGGTGGAGAACGCTGACACGAAGATCCATCTTCTGCTGGAATTTTCCGAGACCCACGGGATACCTATCCTGGAGGTGCCTTTTGAATTTTCATTCAGAGATATCATGAGTCTTATCATGGAGCATCTGTTCAATGAAGAAGTGACAAGGCTTAAATATTTTAAAACGACATATGATAATTTTGCGGCGCTTGCCCTGACACCGGATTCCAAGGGAAAAGGGATCGAAAATATTCTGGACGTGCTTGCCAAGCTGATCCGCAATCCGGTCGCCGTCTTTAACCAGAACATGTCCTGTCTGGCTTCTACGGACGGAGCCGGCGGGGAGCTTAAGATCAGGAAGGATGCCGTACCGTTTGAACCGGGAACGTATTCCAATTACACATATCTGAAGCAGAACGGGGAAGTGTCCCAGTGCGTCATTCAGGTGAAGATGAGTTTCAGAGAAAAGATATATCTCGTTGTAAGTGAGGTGAACCAGCCGTTCAATACGATGGACAGCATAGCGGCAGAGAGCGCCATAACGGCTCTCAGGTTTGAATTTTCAAGGCAGTATGCAGTGACAGAGCTGGAAAAGAAGTTTCAAAATGATATTATGCACAATATACTGAACGGGAAAGTGCACTCCATCGGTGAGCTCCAGAAAAATACAGGACTGCTCGGTGTGGAGATCGACGGATGCTACCGGGTCATTGTGTTTGGGATGAAGAACGAGAGCAGTGCGAAGGGGGACTTCAAAGCCAGGGTGAAGGACACAAACGTGCTGAGCACAGCCATATTTGCGCATATATCGGATGCAAAGATACATAATGACCTGGACAAGATCGTCGTGATTCAGAAGGTGCAAAAGGATCAGACGCAGGAGGAGTACCGCAGAGAGATCAAGGAAGTGGCGGAACAGGTACAGGCAGAGGTGTCTGCGTATAACAAGTATCTGAAAGTGAAGGCCGGCGTCGGAAGGCTTGTGGAAGGGATCATCAATCTTCCGGAGAGCTTTAAGGAGGCGAAAGAGGCGTTTATGTTCGTGGATGTGGCAGGGGAAGTATCGGAGGACGGGAATTCCCGGGCGATGCTGTTCTCGGATCTGGGCATATTTAAGCTTCTCTGCCAGCTGGACGACTCGTCCATGATGCTCGAATATGTGCCGGAGGGCCTGCAGAAGCTCTATAATTATAAGAAACCTCAGAGGGACGACCTGATCATAACGCTGAAGACTTATCTGGACAGGAACCAGAATCTGTCCAAGACGGCCCAGGATCTGTATGTACATTATAAGACGGCAGCCTACAGAATAGAGAAGATCACAAAGATAACGGGCATTGACTTTGACAATGCGAACGAAGTGCTGGCAGTGCGCATCGGCCTCGTAGTCTATAAGATGATAGAGAATTACAATAAGGATTTCATATAA
- a CDS encoding Zn-dependent hydrolase: MDINLERVLSRLEELYQCGAQDDGTYTRMAYSPGDLKGRETFAGYFRKLGLEPVMDSAGNLKFRLEGENPKLPAIVTGSHLDTVPDGGKYDGVLGCVAGLEICETLLKSGRRLKHPLEVVVFTDEEGFRFGSGLLGSGAMCGEELHISEADEDMNGQTRGEVMKAYGLHVADVPKAKRARDSIHCFLELHVEQGASLYKNGTPVGVVSSIAGVSRYEITVKGEANHAGSTVMADRRDALVAAAGFISAVPRIVEEYGSAYTVATVGTMKVVPNSVNVIPGTCTFNLEIRDQDKEMIELIERKLEEQLGRICKEMGETYTFERFSYHEPAPMAEWVKESIEKSVQELDIPYAVIPSGAFHDSLIMTARFPTGMIFVPSVDGISHSRYEYTEKEDIRQGLRVLLETILKVDDMNVTC, translated from the coding sequence ATGGACATTAACTTGGAAAGAGTCCTTTCCCGTCTGGAAGAACTGTATCAGTGCGGAGCGCAGGATGACGGAACTTACACGAGAATGGCATATTCACCCGGGGATCTAAAAGGACGGGAGACATTCGCAGGATATTTCCGTAAGCTAGGACTTGAGCCGGTCATGGACAGCGCCGGTAATCTGAAGTTCCGGCTGGAGGGAGAGAATCCAAAACTGCCGGCCATCGTGACCGGTTCCCATCTGGATACGGTTCCGGACGGCGGAAAGTATGACGGCGTGCTCGGATGTGTGGCAGGACTTGAGATCTGCGAGACACTTCTGAAAAGCGGCAGGAGACTGAAACATCCGCTGGAAGTCGTCGTGTTTACCGACGAAGAGGGATTTCGTTTTGGCAGCGGACTTCTCGGAAGCGGCGCCATGTGCGGGGAAGAGCTTCATATCAGTGAGGCCGACGAGGACATGAACGGACAGACAAGGGGCGAAGTGATGAAAGCTTACGGGCTCCATGTGGCCGATGTCCCCAAAGCAAAGAGAGCCAGAGATTCTATACATTGCTTTCTGGAGCTTCACGTAGAGCAGGGAGCCTCTCTGTATAAGAACGGTACGCCTGTGGGCGTCGTATCTTCCATCGCCGGGGTGAGCCGTTATGAGATCACAGTCAAAGGGGAGGCCAACCACGCGGGAAGTACAGTGATGGCGGACCGCAGGGACGCTCTTGTGGCAGCGGCCGGGTTCATATCCGCAGTGCCCCGGATCGTGGAAGAGTACGGCAGCGCATATACGGTAGCCACCGTCGGCACGATGAAGGTAGTCCCAAATTCTGTCAATGTCATTCCGGGGACTTGTACTTTTAACCTGGAAATAAGGGATCAGGACAAAGAGATGATAGAGCTCATCGAAAGGAAACTGGAAGAGCAGCTTGGACGGATCTGTAAAGAGATGGGTGAGACTTACACATTTGAGCGTTTCTCTTACCACGAGCCGGCGCCTATGGCAGAGTGGGTGAAAGAAAGCATTGAAAAGTCGGTACAGGAACTTGACATTCCATATGCCGTGATACCAAGCGGCGCTTTTCATGATTCCCTTATCATGACAGCCAGGTTCCCGACGGGAATGATATTTGTTCCTAGTGTAGACGGCATCAGCCATTCGAGATATGAGTATACAGAAAAAGAAGATATCAGGCAGGGCTTAAGGGTACTTTTAGAAACGATCCTCAAGGTAGATGACATGAATGTCACATGTTAA
- a CDS encoding NAD(P)/FAD-dependent oxidoreductase has translation MDKKKIGIIGGGISGTCLGYHLSLYDNAEVVVFEKDTIGGASTAKSAGTVCLFDDSLRNRYWDVRLYGFESYLKMEEEEKGSAGFDKTGTLVVATDEKVEATIKTGIALAKAAGYTGEYITDKDRIKEILPDISTENILGAGYTQDDGYFDGTMISNTYAKKMQKNGGTIKTGVKVTEVKVENNKIKGLRTSDGEDYEFDCVVDCTGPWSKFTGEMVGMDVPIWHTKAEAFFLCPPGKKLGYTFPVLKYPAFYALRAGDNIFICKSHLSMDLNNPMHAGQWDPDKLPATGGTDDYFIDFLLDQLECRVPGIVDSGLVSSWLSYRAEPKDFLPILGETPVEGYVLATGYGGNGVIEAPAASRDLAKFIMRGEKTPLLEDWAFERLLK, from the coding sequence ATGGACAAGAAAAAAATTGGTATTATTGGCGGAGGTATTTCAGGAACATGTCTCGGATATCATCTGAGCCTTTATGATAATGCGGAGGTGGTCGTATTTGAAAAAGACACCATCGGAGGAGCTTCCACTGCAAAATCAGCGGGAACGGTATGTCTTTTTGACGATTCTTTGAGAAACAGATACTGGGATGTAAGACTGTATGGATTTGAGTCCTATCTCAAGATGGAGGAGGAAGAAAAGGGCTCCGCAGGTTTTGACAAGACCGGAACACTCGTAGTGGCTACAGACGAGAAGGTAGAGGCAACGATCAAGACTGGCATCGCGCTTGCCAAAGCCGCCGGCTATACAGGAGAATATATTACCGATAAGGACAGGATCAAAGAGATCCTTCCCGACATCTCGACGGAGAATATTCTCGGCGCCGGATATACGCAGGACGACGGATACTTCGACGGAACGATGATCTCCAATACATATGCAAAGAAAATGCAGAAGAACGGCGGAACGATCAAGACCGGCGTAAAAGTTACAGAAGTTAAGGTGGAAAACAACAAGATCAAAGGGCTCAGGACAAGCGACGGAGAAGATTATGAATTTGACTGTGTAGTAGACTGTACAGGGCCATGGAGCAAGTTTACAGGTGAGATGGTAGGAATGGATGTCCCGATCTGGCATACAAAGGCAGAAGCATTCTTCTTATGCCCTCCGGGAAAGAAATTAGGCTATACCTTCCCTGTATTAAAATATCCTGCGTTCTACGCCCTGAGAGCAGGCGACAATATCTTTATCTGCAAATCCCATCTGTCTATGGACCTGAACAATCCTATGCATGCAGGACAGTGGGATCCTGACAAGCTTCCGGCTACGGGCGGGACAGACGACTATTTCATCGATTTCCTGTTAGACCAGCTGGAGTGCAGAGTGCCTGGGATCGTGGACAGCGGTCTTGTATCTTCCTGGCTGTCCTACCGAGCAGAGCCGAAAGATTTCCTTCCGATCCTCGGAGAGACTCCTGTAGAGGGATACGTTCTCGCCACAGGATACGGCGGAAACGGTGTGATCGAGGCTCCGGCGGCCAGCAGAGACCTTGCGAAGTTCATTATGCGCGGCGAGAAGACACCATTGCTGGAAGACTGGGCATTTGAACGTCTGTTGAAATAA
- a CDS encoding electron transfer flavoprotein subunit beta/FixA family protein: MNIAVLIKQVPVSNDVSVDPETHALVRASSEGMINPADLNAIEAAMVLKEQTEGKVVVFTMGPPDAEKALRDAMALGCDESCLITDRCLAGGDTVATAKVLAKSLEKYGTFDLILSGALSADGATGQVGAMVAEYMGIPHVSEIQGLTYDESTAGTILAVKKFQGMELKIKAALPALMSVCFGCNEPRLATLRSKRAAKSKPLEVYTNAELGMAAGETGLEGSPTVVIDSFEPESTRKAQMLTGTPDELARKLKELIEIEKGKE; encoded by the coding sequence ATGAATATAGCAGTTCTTATAAAGCAGGTTCCCGTTTCCAATGACGTTTCCGTGGACCCGGAGACTCATGCGCTTGTGCGTGCCAGCTCCGAGGGTATGATCAACCCTGCGGATCTGAATGCGATCGAGGCGGCCATGGTCTTAAAAGAACAGACGGAAGGGAAAGTCGTGGTATTTACGATGGGTCCTCCGGATGCAGAGAAGGCATTGAGAGATGCGATGGCGCTCGGCTGTGATGAGAGCTGTCTCATTACGGACAGATGCCTTGCCGGAGGAGATACTGTCGCCACGGCAAAGGTGCTTGCAAAAAGCCTTGAGAAATATGGGACGTTTGATCTGATCTTAAGCGGCGCGCTGTCGGCAGACGGCGCCACCGGCCAGGTGGGCGCTATGGTGGCGGAATACATGGGAATCCCTCATGTGTCAGAGATACAGGGGCTTACCTACGACGAAAGTACGGCCGGCACGATTCTGGCAGTGAAGAAATTCCAGGGAATGGAACTGAAGATCAAGGCTGCGCTTCCGGCGCTGATGAGTGTCTGCTTTGGGTGCAACGAACCGCGTCTGGCGACGCTGCGCTCGAAGCGGGCGGCTAAAAGTAAACCTCTGGAAGTGTATACGAATGCAGAGCTTGGCATGGCGGCAGGTGAGACCGGCCTGGAAGGATCCCCTACCGTTGTGATCGATTCCTTTGAACCGGAGAGTACGAGAAAGGCTCAGATGCTTACAGGTACACCGGATGAGCTGGCACGTAAACTGAAAGAGTTGATCGAGATCGAGAAAGGAAAAGAATAG
- a CDS encoding electron transfer flavoprotein subunit alpha/FixB family protein has product MANGICVFAENYNGNIEPVVAELVSAAHFIKKTTGEKIQAVVAARDCEQLAAQLEQSGVDEIYAVKTDRDCTFQDDALSQVLAEMIKRIDPASVLVPATPMGRSVFSRVAARLGCGLTADCTELLVDKREDGSFYIKQNKPSFGENVFVTIVTKEGCYPQMMTVRPGVYTPYEAAPDAEVKVEYFDDIVLPESKIEIVEALPASSDTDSILAAEVVVVGGRGAESEENFELLKRFAGKLEAAIGGTRPLADTGMIPFEHQIGQTGFTIRPRICISLGVSGAIQHTEGIKDTKLFVAVNEDENAPIFNVSDYGIIGDMKEVLQRYLEL; this is encoded by the coding sequence ATGGCTAATGGAATTTGTGTTTTCGCAGAGAATTATAATGGAAATATAGAGCCTGTCGTGGCAGAACTGGTCAGTGCGGCACATTTCATTAAAAAGACGACCGGTGAAAAGATCCAGGCGGTCGTCGCGGCCAGAGACTGTGAACAGCTCGCAGCACAGCTGGAGCAATCCGGCGTAGATGAGATATATGCGGTCAAGACAGACCGGGACTGTACATTTCAGGATGACGCGCTAAGCCAGGTGCTGGCAGAGATGATCAAAAGAATAGATCCGGCCAGCGTGCTCGTTCCGGCGACTCCAATGGGACGCTCTGTCTTTTCGAGAGTTGCGGCCCGGCTTGGCTGCGGCCTTACGGCGGACTGTACAGAGTTACTTGTAGATAAACGGGAGGACGGAAGCTTCTACATCAAACAGAACAAGCCTTCCTTCGGAGAGAATGTATTTGTCACGATCGTGACAAAAGAAGGCTGCTATCCCCAGATGATGACGGTGAGACCCGGTGTCTACACGCCTTACGAGGCCGCGCCGGATGCGGAGGTCAAAGTCGAGTATTTCGACGATATCGTCCTTCCGGAATCTAAAATAGAGATCGTGGAGGCGCTTCCGGCCTCCAGCGACACGGACAGCATTCTCGCTGCGGAGGTTGTCGTTGTGGGCGGCCGCGGCGCAGAGAGTGAAGAGAACTTTGAATTGCTGAAACGGTTTGCAGGCAAGCTTGAGGCAGCGATCGGCGGCACAAGGCCGCTGGCCGATACCGGAATGATACCGTTTGAACATCAGATCGGGCAGACCGGCTTTACCATCCGTCCGCGCATCTGTATCTCTCTCGGTGTATCAGGAGCGATCCAGCACACGGAAGGCATCAAAGACACGAAGCTGTTTGTCGCGGTCAATGAGGATGAGAATGCGCCGATCTTCAACGTGTCTGATTATGGTATTATCGGAGATATGAAAGAAGTTCTGCAGCGCTACCTGGAGTTATAG
- a CDS encoding nitroreductase family protein has product MDLLEVMRKRRSIRNYTDEPVREEDLQKIIQAGLLSESGKAKRPWQFIVVRNKEVLEYLSRCREGGVKMLKEAQCAIVVTGDAEAQDVWVEDCSVAMANMHLMASSLGVGSCWIQGRLRKADEKTTEEYVREKLKFPENYKLEAILSLGMPAVKMPAYDLEELDMDKVRIVE; this is encoded by the coding sequence ATGGATTTATTAGAAGTAATGCGGAAACGGCGCAGTATCAGAAATTATACGGATGAACCGGTCAGAGAAGAAGACCTTCAAAAGATCATACAGGCGGGTCTGCTGTCAGAATCAGGAAAGGCAAAGCGGCCGTGGCAGTTTATCGTTGTACGCAATAAAGAAGTGCTGGAATACCTGTCCCGGTGCAGAGAAGGCGGAGTGAAAATGCTGAAGGAAGCACAGTGCGCCATCGTTGTGACCGGTGACGCCGAGGCGCAGGACGTATGGGTAGAAGACTGTTCCGTTGCCATGGCAAACATGCATCTGATGGCGTCAAGCCTCGGCGTAGGAAGCTGCTGGATACAGGGAAGGCTGAGGAAGGCGGACGAGAAGACGACAGAAGAGTATGTGAGAGAAAAGCTGAAATTCCCGGAGAACTACAAACTGGAGGCGATTTTGTCCCTCGGAATGCCGGCTGTGAAAATGCCCGCGTATGATCTGGAAGAACTGGACATGGATAAAGTCCGCATTGTTGAGTGA